In the genome of Saccharomonospora viridis DSM 43017, one region contains:
- a CDS encoding ketosynthase chain-length factor encodes MATSTTPIEQSPVITGIGVLAPTGIGTEQHWQNVLAGKSGISGTTLFDPTPYPVRLAGQVPGFTAREYVPNKLIVQTDRWSHLALAATDQALADAGIDPATEPEYSMAVVTASSSGGTEFGQHEMERLYTKGPGWVSAYQSIAWFYAATTGQISIRHGMRGPCGVICGEQAGGLDAIGQAARHLARDVELVVTGGTDASLCPYGLVAQLSSGLLSTASEPATAYLPFDVEASGFVPGEGGAILLAERATHAAARQARSYGRIRGYAVGFDPPPGSSRPPALAATIRRALDRARLSTEDIDVLFADGMGVPEQDRAEAEAITELFGPRGVPVTVPKTLTGRLYGGGAALDVATALLSLRDGVIPHTVGPSRLAPGCTIDLVLGAPRERPLRNALVVARGFGGFTAALVLGSP; translated from the coding sequence ATGGCGACGTCGACGACACCGATCGAACAGTCCCCGGTGATCACGGGAATCGGAGTGCTGGCACCGACCGGAATCGGGACGGAACAGCACTGGCAGAACGTGCTCGCCGGCAAGTCCGGGATCAGCGGGACCACCCTGTTCGACCCCACACCCTATCCGGTGCGGCTGGCCGGGCAGGTCCCCGGTTTCACGGCCCGGGAATACGTGCCGAACAAGTTGATCGTGCAGACGGACCGCTGGTCGCATCTCGCACTCGCCGCGACCGATCAAGCCCTCGCGGACGCCGGGATCGATCCGGCGACCGAACCCGAGTACTCGATGGCCGTGGTGACCGCCAGCTCCTCCGGCGGGACCGAATTCGGCCAACACGAGATGGAGCGGCTCTACACCAAAGGGCCGGGTTGGGTCAGCGCGTATCAGTCCATCGCCTGGTTCTACGCGGCGACCACAGGGCAGATCTCGATCCGGCACGGGATGCGGGGACCGTGCGGGGTGATCTGCGGGGAACAGGCGGGCGGACTCGATGCCATCGGACAGGCCGCCCGACACCTCGCCCGCGACGTCGAGCTGGTGGTCACCGGCGGCACCGACGCCTCACTGTGCCCGTACGGCCTGGTGGCACAGCTTTCCTCCGGACTCCTCTCGACGGCGTCCGAACCCGCGACGGCGTACCTGCCGTTCGACGTGGAGGCCTCCGGGTTCGTCCCCGGCGAGGGCGGGGCGATCCTGCTCGCCGAACGCGCGACACACGCCGCCGCACGACAGGCTCGCTCGTACGGTCGGATCCGGGGGTATGCGGTCGGTTTCGACCCACCGCCGGGCTCGTCCCGTCCCCCCGCGCTGGCGGCCACCATCCGACGTGCCCTCGACCGGGCTCGTCTATCCACAGAGGACATCGATGTGTTGTTCGCCGACGGCATGGGCGTACCGGAACAGGACCGCGCCGAGGCCGAGGCCATAACGGAGTTGTTCGGACCCCGCGGGGTGCCGGTGACCGTACCGAAGACCCTCACCGGCCGGCTGTACGGCGGGGGTGCGGCGCTCGACGTGGCCACCGCTTTGCTGTCCCTTCGCGATGGCGTCATCCCCCACACCGTCGGCCCGAGCAGACTCGCCCCCGGCTGCACGATCGACCTCGTCCTCGGCGCGCCCCGAGAACGGCCACTGCGGAACGCGCTCGTCGTGGCAAGGGGATTCGGCGGCTTCACCGCCGCCCTGGTGCTGGGCTCCCCGTGA
- a CDS encoding acyl carrier protein: MTTFGLEDLKRLLTSDSNTGDGSEITESSLTDEFTELGYDSLALLELVSKVEREFGIKLPDDALENMLTPKSTVDYISARIAEKEENRT; encoded by the coding sequence ATGACCACGTTCGGCCTTGAGGATCTGAAACGTCTGCTGACGTCGGATTCCAACACCGGTGACGGTTCCGAGATCACCGAGTCGTCGCTGACCGACGAGTTCACCGAACTCGGCTACGACTCGTTGGCGCTGCTGGAGCTCGTGAGCAAGGTGGAGCGCGAGTTCGGGATCAAACTCCCCGACGACGCGCTCGAGAACATGCTCACCCCTAAATCCACTGTGGACTACATCAGCGCGAGAATCGCAGAGAAGGAGGAGAACCGCACATGA
- a CDS encoding SRPBCC family protein, whose translation MTGHTDNEVFIKAPIKYVWDRTNDIENWPNLFSEYSAAEILEREGGTIRFRLALHPDENGKVWSWVSARTPDEPTWTVRSQRVETGPFKYMWIFWEYHEENGGTRMRWVQDFEMKPDAPVNDATMQERLNRNTRIQQQLIKEKIETAFAETSTAH comes from the coding sequence ATGACGGGACACACCGACAACGAGGTCTTCATCAAGGCCCCGATCAAGTACGTGTGGGACCGCACCAACGACATCGAGAACTGGCCCAACCTGTTCAGCGAGTACTCGGCCGCCGAGATCCTCGAACGCGAGGGCGGGACGATCCGTTTCCGTCTCGCGCTCCACCCCGACGAGAACGGGAAGGTGTGGAGTTGGGTCTCGGCCCGCACGCCCGACGAACCGACCTGGACCGTTCGTTCCCAACGCGTCGAGACCGGCCCGTTCAAATACATGTGGATCTTCTGGGAGTACCACGAGGAGAACGGCGGGACACGAATGCGTTGGGTGCAGGACTTCGAGATGAAACCCGACGCCCCGGTCAACGACGCGACGATGCAGGAACGACTCAACCGCAACACCCGCATCCAACAGCAACTCATCAAGGAGAAGATCGAAACCGCTTTCGCGGAAACGTCCACCGCCCACTGA
- a CDS encoding antibiotic biosynthesis monooxygenase family protein → MSRQNSNAFRVMVRMQVEQGLEKDFERAWQEVGDSVARNPKNLGQWLSRSLTEEGIYYLISDWVDEPSFREFEKSDAHRVHREQLNPYRSGKSMVPMQVVAQRAGNTEGANHG, encoded by the coding sequence ATGTCCCGGCAGAACAGTAACGCGTTCCGAGTGATGGTGCGCATGCAGGTCGAACAAGGTCTGGAGAAGGATTTCGAACGAGCATGGCAGGAGGTCGGTGACTCGGTCGCCCGGAACCCGAAGAACCTCGGCCAGTGGCTGTCCCGTTCCCTCACCGAGGAGGGGATCTACTACCTCATCAGCGACTGGGTCGACGAACCCAGCTTCCGCGAATTCGAGAAGAGCGACGCGCACCGTGTGCACCGTGAGCAGCTGAACCCGTACCGCTCGGGCAAGTCGATGGTGCCCATGCAGGTGGTCGCGCAACGGGCCGGCAACACCGAGGGAGCGAACCATGGCTGA
- a CDS encoding antibiotic biosynthesis monooxygenase family protein has translation MAERIRVLVYYRCDDEAKIRDAYHVVSPRLSQVPGLLNNELLASTHDPNSYIVLSEWTDRETHRRWEQSQEHLEQTAPLQPYLDNQLPMSFGIYEVKASY, from the coding sequence ATGGCTGAGCGAATCCGAGTACTTGTCTATTACCGGTGCGACGACGAGGCGAAGATCCGCGACGCCTACCACGTGGTGAGCCCACGACTCAGCCAGGTTCCCGGCCTGCTGAACAACGAACTGCTGGCTTCCACGCACGACCCGAACAGCTACATCGTGCTGAGTGAGTGGACCGACAGGGAGACACACCGGCGATGGGAGCAGAGTCAGGAGCATCTTGAACAGACGGCTCCCCTCCAGCCCTATTTGGACAATCAATTGCCGATGTCGTTCGGCATCTACGAGGTCAAGGCGTCCTACTGA
- a CDS encoding acetyl-CoA carboxylase carboxyltransferase subunit alpha/beta yields the protein MPAEEPWLRCSGCGSLLYRKRFVRLHRVCPDCGAHARLTARQRIAQLLDPGSAREIPVPPTVVDPLRFIDSRPYPQRLAEARRATGEDDAVVVVTGSIGGRPLVMAVMDFGFLGGSLGVAAGEAVTCAAELALRDSLPLLLVTSSGGARMQEGVLSLMQMAKTAQAMAALDEAGLLTITLVTDPTYGGVAASFATLSDVLLAEPKARMGFAGPRVIKQTINQELPEGFQTAEFLRDRGLIDGVYPRAELREVLTRLLDIARPDVRLSADLESGRQWLVHDPEQLEHRSAWDTVRRARAPERLTALEHIRLWTSGFVELLGSRCGSDSPALVGGVGLLAGQPVLLLGQQKGHDTHELVRRDFGMVTADGYRKALRLMRLASKLRLPVISLIDTPGAHPGLESEETGQAGAIAACIAELGTLPVPVISVVTGEGGSGGALALAVGDRVLLSEHAVYSVISAEGCAAILWKTAEAAPKAAAALQLDAPSLLRHGIVDAVVREPGAGAHTDPMEASIRLRDAVLTTLSELLPLPGPRLVRERRARFRRYGRLQATALSEGRQR from the coding sequence ATGCCCGCGGAAGAGCCCTGGCTGCGCTGTTCGGGATGCGGCAGCTTGCTGTACCGCAAACGCTTCGTACGGCTCCACCGAGTGTGCCCGGACTGCGGTGCCCACGCTCGGCTCACCGCTCGGCAACGGATCGCCCAGTTGCTCGATCCGGGCAGTGCGCGGGAGATTCCGGTACCACCCACCGTGGTGGACCCCTTGCGGTTCATCGACTCACGTCCGTATCCGCAACGGTTGGCGGAAGCCCGACGGGCCACCGGCGAGGACGACGCCGTCGTCGTGGTGACCGGCAGCATCGGTGGCCGTCCCCTGGTGATGGCGGTGATGGACTTCGGCTTCCTCGGCGGCAGTCTCGGCGTGGCCGCGGGCGAAGCCGTGACCTGCGCCGCCGAACTGGCGTTACGTGACTCGCTGCCACTGCTGTTGGTCACGTCCTCGGGTGGTGCGCGCATGCAGGAGGGGGTGCTGTCCCTCATGCAGATGGCCAAGACCGCACAGGCGATGGCCGCGCTGGACGAGGCCGGTCTGCTGACGATCACCCTGGTGACCGATCCCACCTACGGAGGGGTCGCCGCTTCGTTCGCGACCCTGTCGGACGTCCTGCTGGCGGAACCGAAAGCCCGCATGGGGTTCGCGGGACCACGCGTGATCAAGCAGACGATCAACCAGGAACTCCCCGAAGGCTTCCAGACCGCGGAGTTCCTCCGGGACCGAGGTCTCATCGACGGCGTCTATCCCCGTGCCGAACTCCGCGAGGTGCTGACGCGGCTGCTGGACATCGCCCGGCCGGACGTGCGGCTGTCGGCCGACCTGGAAAGCGGTCGGCAGTGGCTCGTCCACGACCCGGAGCAACTTGAGCACAGGTCCGCATGGGACACCGTGCGACGAGCCCGAGCCCCGGAACGACTGACCGCGCTGGAACACATCCGGCTGTGGACGAGCGGGTTCGTCGAGTTACTCGGCTCCCGGTGCGGTTCCGACTCCCCCGCCCTCGTCGGCGGGGTCGGTCTGTTGGCGGGACAACCGGTGCTGCTACTCGGACAGCAGAAAGGCCACGACACCCACGAACTCGTCCGGCGTGATTTCGGGATGGTGACCGCCGACGGGTATCGCAAGGCACTGCGGCTGATGCGGTTGGCGAGCAAACTACGCCTCCCGGTCATATCGCTGATCGACACCCCCGGCGCGCATCCCGGTCTGGAGTCCGAGGAGACGGGACAGGCCGGGGCCATCGCCGCCTGCATCGCCGAACTGGGCACTCTGCCGGTACCGGTGATCTCCGTCGTCACGGGGGAGGGCGGAAGCGGTGGTGCCCTGGCATTGGCCGTCGGTGACCGGGTGCTGCTGTCGGAACATGCCGTCTATTCCGTCATCAGCGCCGAAGGCTGCGCGGCGATCCTCTGGAAGACGGCCGAGGCCGCTCCGAAGGCCGCGGCCGCGCTGCAACTGGACGCCCCCTCGTTGCTGCGTCACGGGATCGTCGACGCCGTGGTGCGGGAGCCGGGCGCCGGAGCCCACACCGACCCGATGGAGGCCAGTATCCGGCTACGGGACGCGGTGCTGACGACATTGAGCGAACTGCTGCCACTTCCGGGGCCGCGCCTCGTCCGGGAACGACGAGCCCGGTTCCGACGGTACGGCCGGCTGCAAGCGACAGCCCTATCGGAGGGAAGGCAACGATGA
- the accB gene encoding acetyl-CoA carboxylase biotin carboxyl carrier protein: MTHNDSVLLHQSAVTASHPESNVPDETTLSKLCEGLAEVLRVAPRPPRRISVRLGAASIDVEWSAGLATEVGQKTVGIDEGTNDATTAPSGHAVTAPLVGTFYQAPEPGAKPFVQIGDRVSVGQQVAIVEAMKLMNRVEADVAGTVIDILVSDGQPVEYGQSLLLIDPEEPA; the protein is encoded by the coding sequence ATGACCCACAACGATTCCGTCCTACTTCACCAGTCCGCTGTCACGGCGTCGCACCCCGAGTCGAACGTGCCCGACGAAACGACCCTGAGCAAGCTCTGCGAAGGCCTCGCCGAGGTACTCCGGGTCGCTCCCCGCCCACCACGGCGGATCAGCGTCCGACTCGGCGCGGCGAGCATCGACGTCGAGTGGTCGGCCGGTCTTGCGACCGAAGTCGGCCAGAAGACCGTGGGCATCGACGAGGGGACGAACGACGCCACCACGGCCCCATCCGGCCACGCGGTGACGGCCCCGCTCGTCGGCACCTTCTACCAGGCGCCTGAACCCGGTGCGAAACCGTTCGTCCAGATCGGGGACCGGGTTTCCGTGGGACAGCAGGTCGCCATCGTCGAGGCCATGAAGCTGATGAACCGGGTGGAAGCCGATGTGGCGGGCACGGTCATCGACATCCTCGTCAGCGACGGCCAGCCCGTCGAGTACGGCCAGTCCCTGCTGTTGATCGACCCCGAGGAGCCGGCATGA
- a CDS encoding acetyl-CoA carboxylase biotin carboxylase subunit: MIPRGDTDLPFDTVLVANRGEIALRVVRTCRELGLRTVVTYSTADRDSAAVRAADVAVHIGPGSVRRSYLFAPAIIEAARQTGAQAVHPGYGFLSEDPDFAEICADNGLVFIGPRPELMARLGDKAQARSLLAEAGVPLLPGSLGTVDNAAEAVALASEIGFPLIIKAVAGGGGRGMTIVWNYDELVPAYHATRATAQTTFGDGRVYLERYCPQARHVEVQILADEHGKVLHLGERDCSVQRRHQKLIEETPAPRLSQAVRNRLTEAAVQGAEAVGYTGAGTFEFLVDGDECYFMEVNCRIQVEHPVTEMVTGIDLVREQLHIAAGRPLRFTQEEVEPRGVAIECRINAEDPDRGFAPTPGALTEFVPSGGPFVRVDTHAYTGWRVPMEYDSLLAKVIAWAPDRALAIDRMRRALDEFRITGNGVRTTARYLAELLEDPTFRAGTHTTRFLEERARGKHDMATVDVG, encoded by the coding sequence ATGATCCCACGTGGCGACACCGACCTGCCTTTCGACACCGTGCTCGTGGCAAACCGTGGTGAGATAGCCCTTCGTGTCGTGCGCACGTGTCGGGAACTCGGCCTTCGCACGGTCGTCACGTATTCCACCGCCGACCGGGACTCCGCCGCGGTGCGGGCCGCCGACGTTGCTGTCCACATCGGACCAGGGTCGGTACGGCGTAGTTACCTCTTCGCCCCGGCGATCATCGAGGCAGCGCGACAAACCGGTGCACAGGCCGTGCACCCGGGATACGGTTTCCTGTCGGAGGACCCGGATTTCGCGGAGATCTGCGCCGACAACGGACTCGTCTTCATCGGCCCACGCCCCGAACTCATGGCCCGGCTGGGGGACAAGGCACAGGCCCGTTCCCTGCTGGCCGAGGCGGGGGTGCCGTTGCTGCCCGGCAGCCTCGGCACCGTCGACAACGCCGCCGAAGCGGTGGCACTCGCCTCCGAGATCGGTTTCCCGCTGATCATCAAGGCGGTGGCCGGCGGTGGTGGCCGGGGGATGACGATCGTGTGGAACTACGACGAACTCGTACCGGCCTACCACGCCACCCGAGCCACGGCGCAGACCACCTTCGGCGACGGTCGGGTCTACCTGGAGCGGTACTGTCCACAGGCCCGACACGTCGAGGTGCAGATCCTCGCCGACGAGCACGGGAAGGTGCTGCACCTGGGTGAGCGCGACTGCTCGGTGCAGCGTCGCCATCAGAAGCTCATCGAGGAGACCCCCGCGCCCCGGCTGTCCCAGGCCGTGCGGAACCGGTTGACGGAAGCGGCCGTGCAGGGCGCGGAGGCGGTCGGTTACACCGGGGCGGGCACCTTCGAGTTCCTCGTCGACGGCGACGAGTGCTATTTCATGGAGGTCAACTGCCGGATCCAGGTCGAACACCCGGTCACGGAGATGGTCACCGGGATCGACCTGGTCCGGGAACAGCTCCACATCGCCGCGGGCAGACCACTGCGTTTCACCCAGGAAGAGGTCGAACCGCGTGGGGTCGCCATCGAGTGCCGGATCAACGCCGAGGACCCGGACCGCGGCTTCGCACCCACCCCCGGAGCCCTCACCGAATTCGTCCCGTCGGGCGGTCCGTTCGTGCGAGTCGACACCCACGCGTACACCGGTTGGAGGGTTCCCATGGAATACGACTCACTCCTGGCCAAGGTGATCGCCTGGGCCCCCGACCGTGCTCTGGCGATCGACCGGATGCGTCGCGCGCTCGACGAGTTCCGGATCACGGGCAACGGGGTCCGAACCACCGCACGGTATCTCGCCGAACTGCTCGAGGATCCGACCTTCCGCGCGGGGACCCACACCACCCGGTTCCTGGAGGAGCGTGCCCGTGGGAAACATGATATGGCCACTGTGGACGTAGGATGA
- a CDS encoding AfsR/SARP family transcriptional regulator encodes MIHGRLVKEKRVEFKLLGPLEVVHEGRLITPTAPKLRRVLALLVLRSNQVVTFGQVIEELWDQRPPNSASTTMQTYIYQIRKIFRMSEGNDGESVSLRTTPGGYILSVPPEKIDVNQFDELLKIARGKSDEGDLEAAAELYREALQIWRGPALSDISLGTLLQAETVRLEEVRKSALEQLLDLYLELGRHKELISELLWLTSKEPTHEGFFARLMIALARTGRRTEALSVYHRCRRNLIEQLGLEPSAELQELQHSLLASDTAAREPQPIVAAQRREVVARTPRGLIGRGREYERIVRELTRFRDDTVSPVVLVTGPAGVGKTALALAIAQEVAPMFPDGRFLVDLECVDRTRDEEAFQRVLDSLLTQVGLRVDQTAGVEGRLTALRDWTRSRRALFVVDNAVDLAALLPAGSGCAALVLTRHRTYDERVTQFVELAPLSISESVELLTSVLGADRAKGDLRAAEELAELCEGLPAALRAVAIRLATRPHWTLGQMVLRLRDQRWEAVEFNVGSLNVLRSIGLTVRSLSSECQDAFVKLALRAEDGLTIEEAASVLDTDVFTAEEILERLVEAHLAVAGVDERHESGTHPFRYRFSRLHALAARTADAGEDADSTISGAADERSGLTMPGKATVMGFERTLG; translated from the coding sequence GTGATCCACGGGAGACTGGTGAAGGAGAAACGAGTGGAGTTCAAGCTCTTGGGGCCACTCGAGGTGGTACACGAAGGCCGATTAATCACTCCCACCGCGCCTAAATTACGCAGGGTGTTGGCTCTGCTGGTCTTGCGGAGCAATCAGGTGGTGACTTTCGGGCAGGTCATCGAGGAGTTGTGGGACCAGCGGCCGCCGAATAGCGCCAGTACCACCATGCAGACCTACATCTACCAGATCCGAAAAATCTTTCGAATGAGCGAGGGAAACGACGGGGAATCCGTTTCCCTGCGGACCACTCCCGGTGGATACATCCTCTCTGTTCCCCCTGAGAAAATTGATGTGAATCAGTTCGATGAATTGCTCAAAATAGCTCGGGGAAAAAGTGATGAGGGGGATCTGGAAGCGGCTGCTGAATTGTATCGGGAAGCGTTGCAGATCTGGCGCGGCCCGGCGCTCAGTGATATTTCCTTGGGAACCCTGTTGCAGGCGGAGACAGTTCGGCTGGAGGAAGTCAGGAAGAGTGCGCTGGAGCAACTCCTCGATCTCTATCTCGAACTCGGTCGGCACAAGGAGCTCATCAGCGAACTGCTGTGGCTCACCAGCAAGGAGCCGACGCACGAGGGGTTCTTCGCGCGGCTGATGATCGCGCTGGCCCGCACCGGGCGGAGGACCGAGGCCCTGAGCGTCTATCACCGGTGTCGCCGCAACCTCATCGAACAACTCGGCCTGGAACCGTCGGCCGAACTGCAGGAACTGCAACACTCTCTACTCGCGTCCGACACCGCGGCTCGTGAGCCACAACCGATCGTGGCCGCGCAGCGCAGGGAGGTCGTCGCCCGCACCCCTCGTGGTCTGATCGGCCGGGGCCGGGAGTACGAACGCATCGTGCGGGAGCTGACCCGCTTTCGCGACGACACCGTCTCGCCGGTGGTGTTGGTGACCGGACCCGCGGGCGTGGGGAAGACCGCCTTGGCGTTGGCGATCGCGCAAGAGGTCGCTCCGATGTTCCCCGACGGCCGCTTCCTGGTGGATCTGGAATGCGTCGACCGGACCCGCGACGAGGAGGCGTTCCAGCGGGTGCTGGACAGCTTGCTCACCCAGGTGGGGTTGAGGGTCGACCAGACCGCCGGTGTGGAAGGCCGATTGACCGCGTTGCGCGACTGGACCCGCTCCCGACGCGCGTTGTTCGTCGTGGACAACGCGGTCGACCTGGCCGCGTTGCTGCCGGCGGGGTCCGGCTGTGCGGCGTTGGTGTTGACCCGGCACCGGACCTACGACGAGCGCGTCACCCAGTTCGTGGAACTGGCTCCGTTGTCGATCAGCGAGAGCGTCGAACTGCTCACCTCGGTGCTCGGGGCGGATCGGGCGAAGGGGGACCTCCGTGCCGCGGAGGAGCTTGCGGAGCTGTGCGAGGGACTCCCGGCGGCACTCCGCGCCGTGGCCATCCGATTGGCGACTCGGCCCCACTGGACGCTCGGGCAGATGGTGCTGCGACTGCGGGACCAACGCTGGGAGGCGGTGGAGTTCAACGTCGGCTCGTTGAACGTGCTGCGCAGCATCGGCCTCACCGTGCGGTCGCTGTCCTCGGAATGTCAGGACGCCTTCGTCAAACTGGCGCTTCGGGCCGAAGACGGGTTGACGATCGAGGAAGCGGCGTCGGTGCTCGACACCGACGTCTTCACCGCCGAGGAGATCCTCGAACGTCTCGTCGAGGCGCATCTGGCGGTGGCCGGGGTCGATGAACGACACGAGAGCGGCACGCACCCGTTCCGCTACCGCTTCTCGCGGTTGCACGCCCTCGCGGCGCGAACGGCGGATGCGGGTGAGGACGCCGATTCGACGATCTCCGGGGCCGCGGACGAACGTTCAGGGCTTACGATGCCCGGCAAGGCGACGGTGATGGGTTTCGAACGGACACTCGGCTGA
- the pdxH gene encoding pyridoxamine 5'-phosphate oxidase codes for MSELGNTADVAVRLPAMRVAYDGTLDESDLAPSWVEQLQTWLDEALAGGVAEPNAMVLATADANGLPSSRTVLCKGLDDRGIVFYTNYTSAKSHDLSVTRYASVTFPWYPLQRQVHVRGEVEKVDPAETAEYWATRPRGSQLGAWASPQSQVVTSRRELDTALSAVERRFRDVERIPVPPHWGGWRIRPDVVEFWQGRQDRLHDRLRYVCTEDGWRIQRVAP; via the coding sequence ATGTCGGAACTCGGAAACACCGCGGATGTGGCCGTACGGTTACCCGCCATGCGGGTGGCCTACGACGGGACTCTCGACGAATCCGATCTCGCGCCGTCCTGGGTGGAGCAGCTTCAGACATGGCTGGACGAGGCGCTCGCCGGTGGCGTCGCCGAACCCAACGCGATGGTGCTCGCCACCGCTGACGCGAACGGCCTGCCGTCCTCTCGAACGGTGCTGTGCAAGGGGCTCGACGACCGCGGCATCGTGTTCTACACCAACTACACCTCGGCCAAGAGCCACGATCTCTCCGTGACTCGCTACGCGTCGGTCACGTTCCCGTGGTACCCCCTCCAACGGCAGGTACACGTGCGTGGAGAGGTGGAGAAGGTCGATCCCGCCGAGACCGCCGAATACTGGGCCACGCGGCCCCGTGGGTCCCAGCTCGGCGCGTGGGCCTCGCCGCAGTCGCAGGTCGTCACCAGCAGGCGTGAGCTCGACACCGCCTTGAGTGCCGTCGAACGTCGCTTCCGGGACGTCGAACGCATCCCCGTGCCCCCGCACTGGGGCGGCTGGCGGATCCGTCCCGACGTCGTCGAGTTCTGGCAGGGCAGGCAGGACCGGCTGCACGATCGGTTGCGCTACGTATGCACCGAGGACGGTTGGCGCATCCAGCGCGTCGCTCCCTGA
- a CDS encoding citrate synthase 2: MTSTTNRQTAAQEAQGPEPDDGFRPGLEGVVAFRTEIAEPDRDGGALRYRGVDIEDLAGKVGFGDVWGLLVDGHFDNGLAPDEPFPIPVRSGDVRADVQSALPALAPRWGLKPVLDISDTEVRDQLARVSAITLSFIAQSARGAELPAVPESRVDEARGITERFLVRWRGEPDPAHVKALDAYWVSAAEHGLNASTFTARVIASTGADVAAAISGAIGAMSGPLHGGAPARVLPMIEEVERTGDARAVVRSILDRKERLMGFGHRVYRAEDPRARVLRRTCKELGAARYEVAAELEQAALTELRERRPDRAIETNVEFWAAVILDFARVPPAMMPAMFTAARTAGWAAHILEQKRTGRLVRPSATYVGPGSRSLKDVEGSARVTDIYTP; this comes from the coding sequence ATGACATCCACCACGAACAGGCAGACAGCGGCGCAAGAGGCACAGGGCCCCGAACCGGACGACGGTTTCCGGCCGGGACTTGAGGGAGTCGTCGCGTTCCGCACGGAGATCGCAGAACCGGATCGAGACGGAGGCGCACTGCGCTATCGCGGTGTGGACATCGAGGACCTTGCGGGCAAAGTCGGCTTCGGCGATGTTTGGGGTTTGCTCGTCGACGGGCATTTCGACAATGGCCTGGCCCCCGATGAACCGTTTCCCATTCCCGTACGCAGCGGTGACGTACGCGCCGACGTCCAGTCCGCGTTGCCCGCACTCGCACCGCGCTGGGGCCTCAAACCGGTGCTCGACATTTCCGACACCGAGGTCCGCGACCAGCTCGCCCGTGTATCGGCGATCACGTTGTCGTTCATCGCCCAGTCCGCGCGGGGAGCCGAGCTGCCCGCCGTGCCGGAATCCCGTGTGGACGAGGCACGGGGGATCACCGAACGGTTCCTCGTGCGTTGGCGCGGTGAACCGGACCCCGCCCACGTGAAGGCACTCGACGCCTACTGGGTGTCGGCCGCCGAACACGGTCTCAACGCTTCCACCTTCACCGCTCGGGTGATCGCCTCCACCGGTGCCGATGTCGCGGCCGCCATCTCCGGAGCGATCGGCGCGATGTCCGGACCACTGCACGGTGGTGCTCCCGCCCGGGTGCTGCCGATGATCGAGGAGGTCGAACGCACCGGCGACGCCCGCGCCGTGGTGCGGAGCATCCTCGACCGCAAGGAACGACTGATGGGCTTCGGCCACCGCGTGTACCGGGCCGAGGACCCGCGGGCGAGGGTGTTGCGGCGCACGTGCAAAGAGCTCGGCGCCGCGCGGTACGAGGTCGCCGCCGAGTTGGAACAGGCCGCGCTGACGGAACTGCGGGAGCGTCGTCCCGACCGGGCGATCGAGACGAACGTGGAGTTCTGGGCCGCGGTGATCCTCGACTTCGCCCGGGTACCCCCGGCCATGATGCCCGCGATGTTCACGGCGGCGCGGACGGCGGGCTGGGCCGCCCACATCCTGGAGCAGAAGCGCACGGGCAGGCTGGTGCGACCGTCCGCGACCTACGTGGGTCCCGGCTCCCGGTCCCTCAAGGACGTCGAGGGCTCGGCCCGGGTGACGGACATCTACACGCCCTGA